A single region of the Halobacterium wangiae genome encodes:
- a CDS encoding DUF2270 domain-containing protein, protein MSRDDHADSPLHEDDQEVAADVATESDALLSLISDFYRGAVNQAENSQNRIDQTTNWAITLIAALLSVVFSSPDMPAFLLLVGVGILCVFLSYEVRRYRFFDLYRSRVRFVEENVYANALEPSGVEHLRWREELSDDLRNPTFKVTTGEALGRRVRRIYGLLFVVLGVAWTAKVTLFTPETQWTEAAELPGVPGTVVAGALVAFYVAVAAVAMWPGSRQAKGEVSDVEPGKWKGE, encoded by the coding sequence ATGTCCAGGGACGACCACGCCGACAGCCCGCTCCACGAGGACGACCAGGAGGTCGCCGCCGACGTCGCCACCGAGTCGGACGCCCTGCTCTCGCTCATCTCGGACTTCTACCGTGGAGCGGTCAACCAGGCGGAAAACAGCCAGAACCGCATCGACCAGACGACGAACTGGGCGATCACGCTCATCGCCGCGCTGCTGTCGGTCGTCTTCTCCAGCCCCGACATGCCCGCGTTCCTGCTCCTGGTGGGCGTCGGCATCCTCTGTGTCTTCCTCTCCTACGAGGTCCGCCGCTACCGCTTCTTCGACCTCTACCGCTCGCGGGTGCGCTTCGTCGAGGAGAACGTCTACGCGAACGCCCTGGAGCCGTCCGGCGTCGAACACCTGCGGTGGCGCGAGGAGTTGAGCGACGACCTCCGCAACCCCACGTTCAAGGTGACCACCGGCGAGGCGCTCGGCCGTCGAGTCCGCCGCATCTACGGGCTGCTGTTCGTCGTGCTCGGCGTCGCGTGGACGGCGAAAGTGACGCTGTTCACGCCCGAGACGCAGTGGACTGAAGCGGCGGAGTTACCGGGCGTCCCTGGCACCGTCGTCGCTGGGGCTCTCGTCGCCTTCTACGTCGCCGTCGCCGCCGTCGCGATGTGGCCGGGCAGTCGTCAGGCCAAAGGCGAGGTCAGCGACGTGGAGCCCGGCAAGTGGAAGGGCGAGTGA
- a CDS encoding FAD-dependent oxidoreductase — translation MNSEHSDSTVGGQHRSIWLETSPETAYEALDGGTRVDTVVVGGGIVGITTATKLAAAGQTVAVVERDRILAGVTGHTTAKLTSQHGLVYDYLLETFGEERARQYAQANQHAIDEIESTVEGRGIDCDFERVPACTYVESRDRRQAVRDEVEAARRLGLPVSYTESTELPYDVAAAVEFDEQAHFHPRNYLLELARDLVESGSYVFEETRALDVEPGSPCRVPTDRGEVVADDVVVATNFPFFDEGLYFARLEPKRSYVLAARLADDPPEAIYYRQSDPYFSVRPHPAGDESLVLFGGQNHKTGHEDSGVDRYRKVEREARNRFDVESVEYRWSTQDYKSVDRVPFVGKLAPHTKHVHVATGFGGWGLTNGTAAGVVLSDQILGRENPWTDVYKPTRFNATASTRELLKHNTGAMKHFFGDRLKHRTSGVRVDVDRGEARIVDSEDGPVGVYRDERGELHTVSAVCPHMGCHVEWNDGEESWDCPCHGSRFDYDGRVVHTPAIEDLRTYGEQELASIGVGVTGEQSAEGDD, via the coding sequence ATGAACTCGGAGCACTCTGACTCGACGGTCGGCGGACAGCACAGGTCCATCTGGCTGGAGACGAGCCCGGAGACCGCCTACGAGGCGCTGGACGGCGGAACGCGGGTCGACACGGTCGTCGTCGGGGGTGGCATCGTGGGCATCACGACGGCGACGAAACTCGCCGCCGCCGGCCAGACGGTCGCCGTCGTCGAGCGCGACCGGATTCTCGCCGGCGTCACCGGCCACACGACGGCGAAGCTCACGTCACAGCACGGCCTCGTCTACGACTACCTCCTCGAGACGTTCGGCGAGGAACGCGCCCGCCAGTACGCCCAGGCCAACCAGCACGCCATCGACGAGATCGAGTCGACCGTCGAGGGCCGCGGCATCGACTGTGACTTCGAGCGCGTCCCCGCCTGCACCTACGTCGAGTCCCGCGACCGCCGCCAGGCGGTCCGCGACGAGGTGGAGGCTGCCAGACGGCTCGGGCTCCCGGTGTCGTACACCGAGTCCACGGAGCTACCGTACGACGTGGCGGCCGCCGTCGAGTTCGATGAGCAGGCCCACTTCCACCCGCGGAACTACCTGCTCGAACTCGCCCGCGACCTCGTCGAGTCGGGGAGCTACGTCTTCGAGGAGACGCGAGCTCTCGACGTCGAACCCGGGAGTCCGTGTCGCGTCCCCACCGACCGCGGGGAGGTCGTCGCCGACGACGTGGTGGTCGCCACCAACTTCCCGTTCTTCGACGAGGGGCTGTACTTCGCTCGCCTGGAGCCCAAGCGCTCGTACGTGCTCGCCGCGCGCCTCGCCGACGACCCCCCGGAGGCCATCTACTACCGCCAGAGCGACCCCTACTTCTCCGTCCGCCCGCACCCCGCTGGCGACGAGTCGCTCGTGCTGTTCGGCGGGCAGAACCACAAGACCGGCCACGAGGACAGCGGCGTCGACCGCTACCGGAAGGTCGAACGGGAGGCGCGCAACCGCTTCGACGTCGAGTCCGTCGAGTACCGGTGGTCGACCCAGGACTACAAGTCGGTCGACAGGGTGCCGTTCGTCGGGAAACTCGCGCCGCACACGAAGCACGTCCACGTCGCGACTGGGTTCGGCGGGTGGGGGCTCACGAACGGGACCGCCGCGGGGGTCGTGCTCTCCGACCAGATTCTCGGCCGGGAGAACCCGTGGACGGACGTCTACAAGCCGACGCGGTTCAACGCCACCGCCTCGACCAGGGAGCTCCTCAAGCACAACACGGGCGCGATGAAGCACTTCTTCGGTGACCGCCTGAAACACCGCACCAGCGGCGTCCGGGTCGACGTCGACCGCGGCGAGGCGCGGATCGTCGACTCCGAGGACGGCCCCGTCGGCGTCTACCGCGACGAGCGCGGCGAGTTGCACACCGTCTCGGCCGTCTGCCCACACATGGGCTGTCACGTGGAGTGGAACGACGGCGAGGAGTCCTGGGACTGTCCCTGCCACGGCTCCCGCTTCGACTACGACGGACGCGTCGTCCACACGCCGGCGATCGAGGACCTGCGCACGTACGGCGAGCAGGAACTGGCGTCAATCGGCGTGGGAGTCACCGGAGAGCAGTCCGCCGAGGGCGACGACTGA
- a CDS encoding YqjF family protein, with the protein MALTLSFGWRHVLFANWPVDGDRLAARLPDALAVDEYDGSGWLSVVPLLNVDTRLRGLPTMAGFPVPEVNVRTYVTYDGDPGVYFFSLDTASLLTVLGARVTHYLPYYYARVRFRRPGDRVHVTSRRRQPGDRPARFAATYGPTGDADTAPPGSLAEFLVERRRLYTRSPDGTLRHTNVSHDRWPLSDADVSITENSLFEANGFDHPDTEPVHYYSHGVDVVTSRSERSS; encoded by the coding sequence ATGGCCCTGACGCTCTCGTTCGGGTGGCGTCACGTGCTGTTCGCGAACTGGCCGGTCGACGGCGACCGGCTCGCAGCTCGCCTCCCGGACGCGCTCGCCGTCGACGAGTACGACGGCAGTGGCTGGCTGTCCGTCGTCCCGCTGCTCAACGTGGACACGCGCCTCCGCGGCCTCCCCACGATGGCGGGCTTCCCGGTCCCCGAGGTCAACGTGCGGACGTACGTCACCTACGACGGCGACCCGGGCGTCTACTTCTTCAGTCTCGACACGGCGAGCCTGCTGACCGTCCTCGGTGCACGAGTCACCCACTACCTCCCGTACTACTACGCCCGCGTCCGCTTCCGGCGGCCCGGCGACCGCGTGCACGTCACGAGTCGCCGGCGCCAGCCCGGTGACCGACCGGCACGCTTCGCGGCCACCTACGGGCCGACGGGCGACGCGGACACCGCACCCCCCGGCTCGCTCGCCGAGTTCCTCGTCGAGCGCCGCCGGCTCTACACCCGGTCGCCCGACGGGACGCTGCGACACACCAACGTCTCCCACGACCGCTGGCCGCTGTCCGACGCCGACGTCTCGATCACGGAGAACTCGCTGTTCGAGGCGAACGGCTTTGACCACCCGGACACCGAGCCCGTCCACTACTACAGTCACGGTGTCGACGTCGTCACGTCGCGGAGCGAGCGCTCGTCGTAG
- a CDS encoding ferritin-like domain-containing protein, with protein sequence MTVSNLRELFVHDLEDIYYAETELLDALDELAEQTDDDQIADAFREHREETEGHIDRLEQVFEMVGVEPETEECEGIEGLLEEHEDFVEEDPAQEVLDLHNLVAAQKTEHYEIAAYGNMALLADRLGMDEAGDLLHENLEEEQAALEKLSSHVDDFDYGRVMESAAD encoded by the coding sequence ATGACCGTATCCAACCTCCGAGAGCTGTTCGTGCACGACCTCGAAGACATCTACTACGCCGAGACGGAGCTCCTCGACGCGCTCGACGAACTGGCCGAGCAGACCGACGACGACCAGATCGCCGACGCGTTCCGCGAACACCGCGAGGAGACCGAGGGCCACATCGACCGCCTCGAACAGGTGTTCGAGATGGTCGGCGTGGAACCGGAGACCGAGGAGTGCGAGGGCATCGAGGGGCTCCTCGAGGAGCACGAGGACTTCGTCGAGGAGGACCCGGCACAGGAGGTACTGGACCTCCACAACCTCGTGGCGGCCCAGAAGACCGAGCACTACGAGATCGCCGCCTACGGCAACATGGCGCTGCTCGCCGACCGTCTGGGCATGGACGAGGCGGGCGACCTGCTCCACGAGAACCTCGAGGAGGAACAGGCGGCCCTCGAGAAGCTGTCCTCGCACGTCGACGACTTCGACTACGGGCGCGTCATGGAGTCGGCCGCCGACTGA
- a CDS encoding translation initiation factor eIF-1A, producing the protein MSEESGRRNLRMPNGDELFAVVTEHNGGNHVRVQCEDGENRMGRIPGRMKYRTWISEGDVVLVEPWDWQDEKANIEWRYSEQDADQLRDEGHIN; encoded by the coding sequence GTGAGCGAAGAATCAGGGCGCCGGAACCTCCGGATGCCCAACGGAGACGAGCTTTTCGCCGTCGTGACGGAACACAACGGCGGGAATCACGTACGCGTGCAGTGCGAGGACGGAGAGAACCGAATGGGGCGGATCCCCGGTCGAATGAAGTACCGAACCTGGATCAGCGAGGGCGACGTCGTGCTCGTGGAGCCGTGGGACTGGCAGGACGAGAAGGCCAACATCGAGTGGCGCTACTCCGAGCAGGACGCCGACCAGCTCCGCGACGAAGGCCACATCAACTAG
- a CDS encoding glycosyltransferase, which translates to MEVSTPDGSGSGDAVAVAIAVLLSLAFVAPGVVFPWYACVGASVVLVVGVALSTRAAISTLLAFVRREPPATLPGSELPAVSVVLTAYNEADVLPATVEACLALEYPAEDLTVVVGYEAASTDGTGAVARRLADEHPRVRAVERPGPPGGKAAATNHAVDRVTGDVVAVLDADQRPEPGALRRAVRWFADDDVWCVKGRCFGTNPGDSLLALCATVERGLVERTEFYARDLVGGFALFTGGQAFFRAAALDELGPFDETILLEDVEMAYRIRRAGREIRVDPGVVTRETNPATLAAWWNQRKRWARGGMQVARRHLDRSLLSGPPPLGARVDFAATLAAVVALPIVALAAPLTLIAWVSGVGQFPGVATALLWGWVVVAPVAATYLLFVLDARDGRRHAPVEYVGPLLLWPYVALQAVAVVVAFLEEFVLRRPSVYVTSTAPTDD; encoded by the coding sequence ATGGAGGTGTCCACGCCGGACGGGTCGGGGTCCGGGGACGCGGTCGCCGTCGCGATCGCCGTCCTCCTCTCGCTCGCGTTCGTCGCTCCCGGAGTCGTGTTCCCCTGGTACGCTTGCGTCGGCGCGTCGGTCGTGCTCGTGGTTGGCGTCGCCCTCTCGACCCGCGCCGCCATCTCGACGCTGCTGGCGTTCGTCCGCCGAGAGCCACCGGCGACACTCCCCGGTTCGGAGCTGCCAGCGGTGAGTGTCGTCCTGACCGCGTACAACGAGGCCGACGTGCTCCCGGCGACCGTCGAAGCGTGTCTCGCCCTCGAGTACCCCGCGGAGGACCTGACGGTCGTCGTCGGCTACGAGGCGGCCTCGACCGACGGCACCGGCGCAGTCGCGCGCCGTCTCGCTGACGAGCACCCACGAGTACGCGCCGTCGAGCGCCCCGGCCCCCCGGGCGGGAAAGCCGCTGCGACCAACCACGCAGTCGACCGCGTGACGGGCGACGTCGTCGCCGTGCTCGACGCCGACCAGCGCCCCGAACCCGGCGCGCTCCGCCGTGCAGTCCGGTGGTTCGCGGACGACGACGTCTGGTGTGTGAAGGGTCGCTGCTTCGGGACGAACCCCGGTGACTCCCTGCTGGCACTCTGTGCCACCGTCGAGCGCGGCCTCGTCGAGCGCACCGAGTTCTACGCCCGGGACCTCGTCGGCGGGTTCGCGCTGTTCACCGGCGGGCAGGCGTTCTTCCGCGCGGCCGCGCTCGACGAACTCGGGCCGTTCGACGAGACCATCCTCCTCGAGGACGTGGAAATGGCCTACCGCATCCGGCGGGCCGGCAGGGAGATACGGGTCGACCCGGGAGTCGTGACCCGCGAGACGAACCCCGCGACGCTGGCGGCCTGGTGGAACCAGCGCAAGCGCTGGGCACGGGGCGGCATGCAGGTCGCGCGCCGACACCTCGACCGGTCGCTCCTCTCGGGGCCGCCCCCGCTGGGCGCCCGCGTGGACTTCGCAGCGACGCTGGCGGCCGTCGTCGCACTCCCGATCGTGGCGCTGGCAGCGCCGCTGACGCTGATCGCGTGGGTGTCCGGCGTCGGCCAGTTCCCAGGTGTCGCGACGGCGCTGCTGTGGGGGTGGGTGGTGGTCGCGCCCGTGGCGGCGACCTACCTGCTGTTCGTCCTCGACGCCAGGGACGGGCGACGCCACGCGCCGGTCGAGTACGTCGGTCCGCTCCTCCTGTGGCCGTACGTCGCGCTGCAGGCAGTGGCGGTCGTCGTCGCCTTCCTCGAGGAGTTCGTCCTCCGGCGGCCGTCGGTCTACGTCACCAGCACGGCGCCGACCGACGACTAG